A DNA window from Trichosurus vulpecula isolate mTriVul1 chromosome 2, mTriVul1.pri, whole genome shotgun sequence contains the following coding sequences:
- the LOC118838462 gene encoding 60S ribosomal protein L36a: MVNVPKTRRTYCKKCGKHQPHKVTQYKKGKDSLYAQGKRRYDRKQSGYGGQTKPIFRKKAKTTKKIVLRLECVEPNCRSKRMLAIKRCKHFELGGDKKRKGQVIQF; the protein is encoded by the coding sequence ATGGTGAACGTGCCCAAGACCCGGCGCACCTACTGCAAGAAGTGCGGCAAGCACCAGCCGCACAAGGTGACGCAGTACAAGAAGGGCAAGGACTCTCTGTACGCGCAGGGCAAGCGGCGCTACGACCGCAAGCAGAGCGGCTACGGCGGCCAGACCAAGCCCATCTTCCGCAAGAAGGCCAAGACCACGAAGAAGATCGTGCTGAGACTCGAGTGCGTGGAGCCCAACTGCAGGTCCAAGAGGATGCTGGCCATCAAGCGCTGCAAGCATTTCGAGCTGGGAGGAGATAAGAAGCGCAAGGGACAAGTGATCCAGTTCTGA
- the LOC118838556 gene encoding 60S ribosomal protein L36a, whose translation MVNVPKTRRTYCKKCGKHQPHKVTQYKKGKDSLYAQGKRRYDRKQSGYGGQTKPIFRKKAKTTKKIVLRLECVEPNCRSKRMLAIKRCKHFELGGDKKRKGQVIQF comes from the coding sequence atggTGAACGTGCCCAAGACCCGGCGCACCTACTGCAAGAAGTGCGGCAAGCACCAGCCGCACAAGGTGACGCAGTACAAGAAGGGCAAGGACTCTCTGTACGCGCAGGGCAAGCGGCGCTACGACCGCAAGCAGAGCGGCTACGGCGGCCAGACCAAGCCCATCTTCCGCAAGAAGGCCAAGACCACGAAGAAGATCGTGCTGAGACTCGAGTGCGTGGAGCCCAACTGCAGGTCCAAGAGGATGCTGGCCATCAAGCGCTGCAAGCATTTCGAGCTGGGAGGAGACAAGAAGCGGAAGGGACAAGTGATCCAGTTCTGA